The stretch of DNA CTCTATTGTTGTATTTAACCGGTTACGACGCCTTGAATGTTTTTCAAGGCCCAGCAAACCAATTGGGGCGCCCACCCGCAGGCCGTTTTGCAACGGGTCTCCTCCCACGGGGTGGGCGCGAATGTTCAAATGTTCAGGATCCGGACTATTCGCAAACCCAGGATAACCAACTAAAGCGGTCGCCCAAGGCCATCCTTCCGCGTCTACATGGCCGGCGTAAAGTATAGGAAGCAGTGCAAAGAATTCTCGATGCTGGTCTGGCATAAAAGGCCTAATAACGCGGCGGGCGAATTGATCCATATCGCTTGCAACACCTGCCATTTCCTGAAGCTCACGCTCTCCTTTGTGGAAAGGTGACGTTTCAAAAGGCCAACCGTTATTATTTGTACTCATCGAAATCTCCATACACAAAAGGGCGACAGAAAAACCGCCGCCCTTTCCCCCTCACCTGATTAAGCAGCAAGGCCGACTTTAGTAGCCTTCATTGGGGTAAATCCGTCCAGGGCTTCAATACGAGACAACCATCCCTGGATATTAGGATATTCATCCAGGCCGACATTTCCTTCAGGGGCATGGGCGATATAAGTGTATAGGGAAATATCTGCGACAGAAGGGCGTTCGCCAACAGTCCATGTTTTTCCATCCAAATGCTTTTCAAGTCGTCCAAGGCCCAAAGCGGCAACCGCTTTTGCACGCTCTGCATCCAGACCTGCACCAAACACTGTAATTAAGCGTGCGGCAGCTGGACCGTTTGCGATCTCGCCGGCAGCGAGTGAAAACATACGCTGTACTTCTGCTTCTTCCAATGCACCAGAAGGCATCCAATCAGGAGCATATTTACGCGCAAGATAAACAAGAATGGCGTTTGAATCAGATAAAACAACATCTCCATCTTCCATTACCGGCACTTGTCCAAATGGGTTCATTGACAGAAAGGCTTCTTGTTTATGTTCGCCGCTGGCGAGATCAACAAGCACGCTTTCAAACTGAATACCTGCAACACTTGCAAATAATTCCACCCGGTGGGAATGACCAGATAGCGGAAAACCATACAATTTTACTG from Sneathiella sp. P13V-1 encodes:
- a CDS encoding glutathione S-transferase family protein; this translates as MSQPVKLYGFPLSGHSHRVELFASVAGIQFESVLVDLASGEHKQEAFLSMNPFGQVPVMEDGDVVLSDSNAILVYLARKYAPDWMPSGALEEAEVQRMFSLAAGEIANGPAAARLITVFGAGLDAERAKAVAALGLGRLEKHLDGKTWTVGERPSVADISLYTYIAHAPEGNVGLDEYPNIQGWLSRIEALDGFTPMKATKVGLAA